A single Symbiobacterium thermophilum IAM 14863 DNA region contains:
- a CDS encoding SoxR reducing system RseC family protein, translated as MRLQGTVLSWKDGVARVHIAVNPCSACSHRCGAHSSGGGRYLLVESSTPLKPGRAIVVEAPLPSPARAVALAYLLPLAGFMAGLFIGNAAFDGAPLPVLGSGLAGAAAAYAGVAWTERSRRARVAGATEAEPEGACMPGTAALAPEDL; from the coding sequence ATGAGGCTGCAGGGCACCGTCCTGAGCTGGAAAGACGGCGTCGCCAGGGTGCATATCGCCGTGAACCCATGTTCCGCCTGCTCGCACCGCTGCGGGGCGCACTCGTCCGGCGGCGGGCGGTACCTGCTGGTGGAGTCGTCCACTCCCCTGAAGCCCGGGCGGGCCATCGTGGTCGAGGCGCCGCTCCCGTCGCCTGCCCGCGCCGTCGCCCTGGCCTACCTGCTCCCGCTGGCGGGCTTCATGGCAGGGCTGTTCATCGGCAACGCCGCGTTTGACGGAGCCCCGCTGCCCGTCCTCGGCTCCGGCCTGGCCGGCGCCGCGGCGGCCTATGCGGGTGTCGCGTGGACGGAGCGCAGCCGGCGCGCCCGCGTCGCCGGCGCAACTGAGGCGGAACCGGAGGGCGCATGCATGCCCGGAACGGCCGCGCTCGCTCCGGAGGACCTCTGA
- the rsxC gene encoding electron transport complex subunit RsxC codes for MNLLARFRGGVHPDDRKTTAASATQPLPRPQRVVIPLRQHIGAPCQPLVRKGDQVALGQPIGTAEAPVSAPVHASVSGTVAAVEPWRTPGGRMEQAVVIEPAPEDQPWEGLPDGLGWDLDPESLDPAFIRDRVRQAGLVGMGGAGFPAAVKLTPKPGTEPDVVILNGAECEPAITSDHRLMLEHPEQVVLGLRLFMRASGAKRGIIAVEANKPDAAGKLSQLVAGDPAISVEVLPVRYPQGAEKMLVWALLRRAVPVGGIPLDVGAVVQNVATAAAAAVALAEGRPLTHRIVTVTGRVTRPGNWLVPLGTSFVDLVEASGGLTGPLARVIAGGPMMGIAQPDLDVPVIKTTGSVILLGPEDLDETPAGPCIRCGRCVAACPMGLLPARLCSAALAGDWGAAERYHVRACMECGSCSYVCPARRPLVQSIRLAKYELGRRAAAGGRG; via the coding sequence ATGAACCTGTTGGCCCGCTTCCGCGGGGGGGTCCATCCCGACGACCGCAAGACGACCGCGGCCAGTGCGACGCAGCCGCTGCCGCGTCCGCAGCGTGTCGTGATCCCCCTGCGACAGCATATCGGGGCGCCCTGTCAGCCCCTGGTAAGGAAAGGCGACCAGGTGGCGCTGGGCCAGCCCATCGGAACCGCGGAAGCCCCGGTCTCGGCGCCGGTGCACGCCAGCGTGAGCGGCACCGTTGCGGCCGTGGAGCCCTGGCGGACGCCCGGTGGACGCATGGAGCAGGCCGTGGTCATCGAGCCGGCACCAGAGGACCAGCCGTGGGAGGGGCTTCCCGACGGGCTGGGCTGGGACCTCGATCCGGAGTCGCTGGACCCGGCCTTCATTCGTGACCGCGTGCGCCAGGCCGGGCTGGTCGGCATGGGCGGCGCGGGCTTCCCGGCGGCCGTCAAGCTGACCCCGAAGCCGGGCACGGAGCCCGATGTGGTGATCCTCAACGGTGCCGAGTGCGAGCCGGCCATTACGTCGGACCACCGGCTGATGTTGGAGCACCCGGAGCAGGTGGTGCTCGGGCTCCGCCTGTTCATGCGGGCCAGCGGGGCGAAGCGGGGGATCATCGCCGTCGAGGCCAACAAGCCCGACGCCGCCGGGAAGCTGTCGCAGCTGGTCGCTGGCGACCCGGCCATCTCGGTCGAGGTCCTGCCGGTGCGCTACCCGCAGGGCGCGGAGAAGATGCTGGTCTGGGCCCTGCTGCGCCGGGCGGTGCCGGTGGGCGGCATCCCGCTGGACGTGGGCGCCGTGGTGCAGAACGTGGCCACCGCCGCGGCCGCGGCGGTCGCCCTGGCCGAGGGCCGGCCGCTCACCCACCGCATCGTCACCGTCACCGGCCGGGTGACCCGGCCGGGCAACTGGCTGGTGCCGCTGGGCACGTCCTTCGTCGACCTGGTGGAGGCCTCGGGCGGCCTGACCGGCCCGCTGGCGCGGGTGATCGCCGGCGGCCCCATGATGGGCATCGCCCAGCCGGACCTGGACGTCCCGGTGATCAAGACCACGGGCTCGGTCATCCTGCTGGGTCCCGAGGACCTGGACGAGACCCCTGCAGGCCCGTGCATCCGCTGCGGTCGCTGTGTGGCGGCCTGCCCGATGGGGCTCCTGCCCGCCCGGCTCTGCAGCGCGGCGCTGGCCGGCGACTGGGGGGCGGCCGAGCGGTACCACGTGCGGGCGTGCATGGAGTGCGGCAGCTGCAGCTACGTCTGCCCGGCACGCCGTCCGCTGGTGCAGTCGATCCGGCTCGCGAAATACGAACTGGGGCGGCGCGCCGCCGCCGGGGGGAGGGGGTAG
- a CDS encoding RnfABCDGE type electron transport complex subunit D has product MSKTENGELLVASSPHLWAGVSTARIMRDVLISLAPAALGAVCFFGWRAALIIALSMGAAALTEWGCMRLMGKPSTLGDGSALVTGLLLALTLPPASPVWLPVVGAAFAIAVVKVAFGGLGHNFVNPALAARAFLLAAFPAAMTTWTSPFDAVTTATPLAVLPSPFDPEVLAGPLPSYRDLFLGTVGGSLGETSALLLLIGAAYLLARRIIDWRIPAGFLGTLALLSWILSGQGGLFTGDPLYHVLAGGAILGAFFMATDYVTGPITPKGRWVFAVGCGLITVLIRLYGGYPEGVLFAILLMNVVTPLIDRFIVPAPFGGVKGRA; this is encoded by the coding sequence ATGAGCAAGACCGAGAACGGCGAGCTGTTGGTGGCGTCGAGCCCGCACCTGTGGGCCGGCGTGTCCACGGCACGCATCATGCGGGATGTCCTGATCTCCCTGGCGCCGGCGGCGCTCGGGGCCGTCTGCTTCTTCGGCTGGCGCGCGGCCCTTATCATCGCCCTCAGCATGGGCGCCGCCGCGCTGACCGAGTGGGGTTGCATGCGGCTGATGGGCAAGCCTTCCACGCTGGGCGACGGCTCCGCGCTGGTCACGGGGCTCTTGCTGGCCCTGACGCTGCCGCCCGCCTCGCCGGTCTGGCTGCCGGTGGTGGGCGCCGCCTTCGCCATCGCCGTGGTCAAGGTGGCCTTCGGCGGCCTCGGGCACAACTTCGTCAACCCCGCCCTGGCCGCCCGGGCGTTCCTGCTTGCGGCCTTCCCGGCCGCGATGACCACCTGGACGAGCCCCTTTGACGCCGTCACCACGGCCACGCCGCTGGCGGTCCTGCCCAGCCCCTTCGACCCGGAGGTGCTCGCGGGCCCGCTGCCCTCGTACCGGGACCTGTTCCTGGGCACCGTGGGCGGATCCCTGGGGGAGACGTCGGCGCTGCTCCTCCTGATCGGGGCGGCGTACCTGCTGGCCAGGCGGATCATCGACTGGCGGATCCCCGCGGGTTTCCTGGGCACGTTGGCCCTGCTGTCGTGGATCCTGAGCGGGCAGGGCGGCCTCTTCACCGGCGACCCGCTCTACCACGTGCTGGCCGGCGGCGCGATCCTGGGCGCCTTCTTCATGGCCACCGACTACGTCACGGGACCCATCACGCCCAAGGGCCGGTGGGTCTTCGCCGTGGGCTGCGGCCTCATCACCGTGCTGATCCGGCTCTACGGCGGCTACCCGGAGGGCGTGCTGTTCGCGATCCTGCTCATGAACGTCGTGACGCCCTTGATCGACCGGTTCATCGTGCCGGCGCCCTTCGGGGGGGTGAAAGGCCGTGCGTGA
- a CDS encoding RnfABCDGE type electron transport complex subunit G → MREAVRMILTLLVVTVLAGVALAGVNGVTAPIVAEMEARALQEGLAEVLPGAATFEEVPADELARAGGPVQAAWRGVDAEGEPVGVVVQAAPSGYGGAIVLLVGVEPGGTVHQLKVLSATGETPGLGSKATEPAFLQQFLGLSPSIELVKNQPPAGNEIQAVTGATISSRAVLDGVNAALDAARQLQTGR, encoded by the coding sequence GTGCGTGAGGCCGTGCGGATGATCCTGACGCTGCTGGTGGTCACGGTCCTGGCCGGGGTCGCCCTGGCCGGGGTGAACGGCGTCACCGCGCCCATCGTGGCGGAGATGGAGGCGAGGGCGCTGCAGGAGGGCCTCGCGGAGGTGCTGCCCGGGGCGGCCACCTTTGAGGAGGTCCCGGCCGACGAACTGGCCCGTGCGGGCGGGCCGGTGCAGGCCGCCTGGCGCGGGGTGGACGCCGAGGGAGAGCCGGTGGGCGTCGTCGTGCAGGCGGCCCCGAGCGGCTACGGCGGTGCGATCGTGCTGCTGGTGGGCGTCGAGCCCGGCGGAACGGTGCATCAGTTGAAGGTCCTCAGCGCGACCGGCGAGACCCCGGGCCTGGGCAGCAAGGCCACTGAGCCGGCGTTCCTGCAGCAGTTCCTGGGGCTCAGCCCGTCCATCGAACTCGTGAAGAACCAGCCCCCGGCGGGGAATGAGATCCAGGCCGTGACCGGCGCGACGATCTCGTCCCGCGCGGTGCTCGACGGCGTCAACGCGGCGCTGGACGCCGCCCGCCAGCTTCAGACCGGGAGGTGA
- the rsxE gene encoding electron transport complex subunit RsxE, which yields MKPSAQSPTFGSVLADGLRQAPPFRLLLGLCPSLAVTTAMENGFWMGLAVIFVLSCSELIISLLRRVIPDRVRIPVYIVIVATFVTVVDMVMKAYLPEMHAILGIFIPLIVVNCIILGRAEAFASKNGPLLSVADAVGVGLGFTASLMAIGGVRELLGTGNLKLFGVALLGPGLPLEVVVMLLPAGAFFVIGFLMAGLAWLQQRQEARGRRDRPASGSGSTAGAGTVSGGEEAAV from the coding sequence GTGAAGCCATCCGCTCAGTCCCCAACGTTCGGGTCCGTCCTGGCCGACGGACTCCGGCAGGCCCCGCCGTTCCGGCTGCTGCTGGGTCTCTGCCCCTCGCTGGCCGTGACCACGGCCATGGAGAACGGCTTCTGGATGGGCCTGGCCGTGATCTTCGTCCTGTCCTGCTCGGAGCTGATCATCAGCCTGCTGCGCAGGGTGATCCCCGACCGGGTACGCATTCCGGTCTACATCGTGATCGTGGCCACCTTCGTCACCGTGGTCGACATGGTGATGAAGGCCTATCTGCCGGAGATGCACGCCATTCTGGGCATCTTCATCCCCTTGATCGTCGTGAACTGCATCATCCTCGGCCGGGCGGAGGCCTTCGCCTCCAAGAACGGCCCGCTGCTCTCGGTGGCCGACGCGGTGGGCGTGGGCCTGGGCTTCACCGCATCGCTCATGGCCATCGGCGGCGTGCGGGAGCTCCTGGGCACCGGCAACCTGAAGCTGTTCGGCGTCGCCCTGCTGGGCCCGGGCCTGCCGCTGGAGGTCGTGGTGATGCTGCTACCCGCCGGCGCCTTCTTCGTCATCGGCTTCCTGATGGCCGGCCTGGCATGGCTGCAGCAGCGGCAGGAGGCGCGGGGGCGGCGGGACCGGCCGGCATCCGGATCCGGTTCCACCGCCGGCGCCGGCACAGTGTCCGGAGGAGAGGAGGCGGCGGTCTAG
- the rsxA gene encoding electron transport complex subunit RsxA, translating to MEILAILIGGILVNNYIFSRFLGLCPFFGVSNKLETVYGMGAAVVFVMTLASAITWPLQHLLLEPLGLGYLQTVAFILVIAALVQTVEMVIQRVSPTLYAALGIFLPLLTTNCAVLGAALLNITQGYGFMTSVLNGFACGVGWTLATLLFAGVRERIEGAHIPPAMRGMPIAFVAAGLMALAFMGFQGLFRGILF from the coding sequence ATGGAGATCCTGGCGATCCTGATCGGCGGCATCCTGGTCAACAACTATATCTTCTCCCGCTTCCTGGGCCTCTGCCCGTTCTTCGGCGTCTCCAACAAGCTGGAGACGGTCTACGGAATGGGCGCCGCGGTCGTCTTCGTCATGACGCTGGCCTCGGCCATCACCTGGCCGCTGCAGCATCTCCTTCTGGAGCCGCTGGGGCTGGGCTACCTGCAGACGGTGGCCTTCATCCTGGTGATCGCCGCCCTGGTGCAGACGGTGGAGATGGTCATCCAGCGGGTCAGCCCCACCCTGTACGCCGCCCTGGGCATCTTCCTCCCGCTGCTCACCACCAACTGCGCCGTTCTGGGCGCCGCGCTGCTGAATATCACCCAGGGTTACGGCTTCATGACGTCCGTGCTGAACGGCTTCGCCTGCGGCGTTGGCTGGACCCTGGCGACGCTGCTCTTCGCCGGCGTGCGGGAGCGGATCGAGGGGGCGCACATCCCGCCGGCGATGCGGGGTATGCCCATCGCGTTCGTCGCGGCCGGCCTGATGGCGCTGGCCTTCATGGGCTTCCAGGGCCTCTTTCGCGGGATCCTCTTCTAA
- a CDS encoding RnfABCDGE type electron transport complex subunit B, with protein sequence MTAALVLGGAGLVLGAGLAFVAVKIAVPPDERVVAVREVLPGANCGACGFPGCDGLAAALVRGEAKPDACAAGGPATAAAVAGVLGVEAAVGERLVVHVHCVGSDAKARRTYLYQGIADCRAAALMPGGGPKACSYGCVGLGTCVRACPFDALHMDEAAGLPVVDRQKCTGCGICTQECPKGIMALVPASQATVVSCRNVDKGPQVRKVCTAGCIACGLCVRQCPQKTIAMVNNVAYIDPSGCDGCGICAEKCPTKCIVATQPVPAVEAV encoded by the coding sequence ATGACAGCAGCGCTTGTGCTCGGGGGAGCGGGTCTGGTGCTCGGCGCGGGCCTGGCCTTCGTCGCCGTGAAGATCGCCGTCCCGCCCGACGAGCGGGTGGTGGCCGTGCGTGAAGTCCTGCCCGGCGCCAACTGCGGCGCCTGCGGCTTCCCGGGCTGCGACGGGCTCGCCGCCGCCCTGGTGCGCGGTGAAGCCAAGCCGGACGCGTGCGCGGCCGGCGGCCCGGCGACGGCCGCCGCGGTGGCCGGGGTGCTGGGCGTGGAGGCCGCGGTGGGCGAGCGGCTGGTCGTCCACGTCCACTGCGTGGGTAGCGATGCGAAAGCCCGGCGAACCTATCTGTACCAGGGCATCGCGGACTGCCGCGCGGCGGCCCTCATGCCCGGCGGCGGGCCGAAGGCCTGTTCCTACGGCTGCGTTGGCCTGGGAACCTGTGTGCGGGCCTGCCCGTTCGACGCTCTGCACATGGACGAGGCGGCGGGGCTGCCCGTGGTGGACCGGCAGAAGTGCACCGGCTGCGGCATCTGCACGCAGGAGTGCCCGAAGGGGATCATGGCCCTGGTGCCGGCCTCGCAGGCCACCGTCGTCTCCTGCCGGAACGTGGACAAGGGTCCGCAGGTGCGCAAGGTCTGCACCGCCGGATGCATCGCCTGCGGCCTCTGCGTGCGCCAGTGCCCGCAGAAGACCATTGCGATGGTGAACAACGTCGCCTACATCGATCCCAGCGGCTGCGACGGGTGCGGGATCTGCGCGGAGAAGTGCCCCACCAAGTGCATCGTCGCGACGCAGCCCGTCCCGGCCGTAGAGGCTGTGTAG